CGCAGCCGGCTGAGTCGACCCGCACGGCCGCGCCCGCGGTGCGGGGACGTCATCGGTCAACGTGGCCGCCTGGCGCTCCCGCCGCGTTTGCGTGATCACGGTGTCCCCCAGTCGGGTACGAGCCGACCGCCCGTCGGGAACGCGTCGGCGCCCGCACCGCCCGGCCCCGTGGAGGGCGGTGCGGGCGCCGACGCCGGTCAGTTCCGCGAGGCGGGGGCCGGTCGGCCGTAGGTCATGCGGCGGAGGAACCACTCGGCCGGTCCCTGCCTGAAGCCGGCGCGGCGCATGGTGTCGGCCAGCACGACCGTGGCCAGCCACACCGCGACGCCGAGGCCGACGGCCTGCGCGTCGGTCAGGGAGGGACCGATCCCCAGGGCGTAGGGCGGGATCAGCACCGCCCAGACCGCCGACTGCAGCAGATAGGAGGTCATCGACCGCTGCCCGGTCGCGGCGAGTGCGGTGACGACCGGCCCGCGCCGCCGCCCCAGCCGGAGCGCGACGAGCGCGATGACCGCCGCGTAGCCGAAGCCGCCCGCGTAGCCGACGACCAGGTGCAGCCAGAAGACGGCGGCCGCGGCCATCGGGGAGGCGTCCCACACCTCGATGTTGATCAGTGCGTGCGGGATCCCGCCGAGTACCGCCGCGCCGATCCCCCAGACCGCGACGCGCCGCAGCAGGACGCGGTGCCGCTGCGGTTCCTCCAGCAGGCGGCGCCGCGCGGCCCACACGCCGATCATGAACGGGAACGCCGAGATCGCGATCATCAGCGGCCAGAAGAAGGGCAGCGTCACCACGCGCATCGCCATGTCGAGCAGGGGAGTGACGTCCTGGGACCCCTCCTGCGCGGCGGAGTACAGCACGTTGTTGACCGCCGCGTAGAAGAGGCCGCCGACGGCCATCCAGGCGAACGCGTGGGTGAGCAGCCGACGGTCGGTGAACTGCAGGACCGCGGTGAACAGCAGGGCGATGAGGCCGTAGACGGCGATGATGTCGCCGTAGAACAGCAGCGCGGTGTGTGCGACGCCGATGGTCACCAGCCAGCGGCCGCGCCGGCGCAGCAGGCGGCGCACCCACGGCCATTCGCGTCCTTCGGCCGCGCGGCGGAGGTGGATCTGGGCGAGGCCGTAGCCGAAGAGGGCGGCGAACATCGGGTAGCCCCGGTTCTCGCCGAACAGCGCCATGAAGGCGGTGACGGCGACGTCGAAGGGGCCGTCGAGTGCGTAGCCGCCCCCGCCGGTGGCCACGCGGAACATGTGGGCGTGGACGGTGGCGATGACGAGCAGCATGAACCCGCGGGCCAGGTCGGGGGCGAGCGAGCGCTGCGCCGTGGGGACCGCGCCGGACTCCGGCGGCGGGCCGCCTCGGGTGGTCGTGTTCTGGGGCATGGGTCCGTCCTCGATCGTCCATCGAACCTTAGATACGATTCCGTATCCAACAGGAGGAATATAAGATACGCAGACGTATCCAAGGAAGGGGCTGGGTGTGACCGACCGGAACCGGACAGCCGACGGGGACGCCCGGACGCCCGCCAGGCGGCGCCGCGGCGAGGAGCTCGTGGCCGCCATCCACGAGGCGGCCCTGGAGGAGACCGTCGAGCACGGGCTGGGACGGCTGAGCATGGAGGGCATCGCGCGCAGGGCCGGCACCGCCAAGACGTCCCTCTACCGGCGCTGGTCCTCGCCCGAGGACATCGTGATCGAGGCGCTGTACCGGACGTATCCGATGGAGGAGCCCTCCCCGGGCGCCGACGACCTGCGCGGCGACCTCATCGCCGCGCTCGCGCTGATGCGCGACGGGGCGATGCAGCCGGTCCACGGTGCGGTCATGGCCGCCCTGCTGGAAGAGGCGCGCCGCCGGCCAGACCTGCACGAGCGGCTCTACAGCGACGTGTTCGACGCTCGCGGCGGCCGGTTCACCCGCACCGTGCTGCTGCACTACGCCGAGCACGGCCACATCGACCCCGCGCGGCTCACCCCCGTGGTGTTCGACATCGGCGAGGCGCTCATGCTCAAGTACGGCCTCGACACGTTCGCGCTGCCCGATGACGCCTACATCGCCGCCATCGTCGATCAGGCGATCCTGCCGGCGGTCGGCCACGGCCCCGGGCCCCCGCCGAGCGCACGAGTATGACGAGGGCGGCCGTCGGACCCCGGTCGACGGGGTCTGCCCGGTGGCCGCGGCCGGACGCCCCGCCCTGCGGTGCCGGGACCGGCGCCTCATTCGAATCCGGTGGTCTCCTGTCTCCCGGCGGACGTCCCTCCCGGATCCGACGCGGGGCGTCGAGCCGGTTCCCGTCCGACGCGCGGCTCCTTCGCCGGACTGTCCATAACGGTCTCCGCATCCGCTCCGTAATCAATGCGGCCCGTGATCGGACCATTGCGACATCACGCTCCTTCTGTGCGGGCCCGGTGCGACCGCCGATGCGGTTTGGCGGTAGATCTCCCCATTTCTGAATGCGGCGCGCGGGCGCCCGGGTGCGGCGATCGCAGCGATCCGCCGATTCCTGGAATGGTTGACCGCGGGCCGGGTATGGTCGCTCGAACATTCGACCGCAGGCCTCGCGGAATAATTTCCATTCCGATTGAATTCCCGCTGGCCCTGTGGTCTCTTTGGTGTCGGCCCGGTGAATGGAATTCCTTGAATTGAGATGAGAGCAGGAGCGCTCATGGAGGCTTTCGAACTGCCCGACTTCTACCTCCCGCACCCGGCCAGGATCAACCCCCACCTGGAGCGGGCCCGCGAGCACAGCACGGAATGGGCTCGGCGGATGGGCATGCTCGACGCCCCCAAACCCGGTGGCGGCACCGTCTGGGACGAGGCGGACCTGGCCGGCATGGACTACGCGCTGATGTGCGCCTACACCCATCCGGACTGCGACGGTCCCATGCTCGACCTGATCACCGACTGGTACGTCTGGGTGTTCTTCTTCGACGACGACTTCCTCGAGCGGTTCAAGTACTCCCGCGACTTCGCGGGGGCGAGGTCCTACCTCGACCGCCTCGAGCTGTTCATGACCGAGGAGGGGCGGGAGCCGCCGGAGCCGGAGAACGCGGCCGAGTCGGGACTGGCCGACCTGTGGCGGCGCACGGTGCCGTCGATGTCGGCCGACTGGCGGCGGCGCTTCATCACCAGCACGCACAACCTCATGGTCGAATCCATGTGGGAGCTGGACAACATCGACCGCGACCGCGTCGCCAACCCGATCGAGTACATACAGATGCGGCGCAGGGTCGGTGGGGCGCCGTGGTCGGCCAACCTCGTCGAGGTCGCCGTCGGCGCCGAGATCCCCGAGGCGATCGCGGGGACGAGGCCCATGAGGGTCCTGGCCGACACCTTCTCCGATGCGGTGCACCTGCGCAACGACCTGTTCTCCTACCAGCGCGAGGTCCGGGAGGAGGGGGAGAACTCCAACGCGGTGCTGGTCTTCGAGCGGTTCTTCGGCCGCTCCACGCAGGAGGCCGCCGACCTGGTCAACGAACTGCTGACCTCCCGGCTGGTGCAGTTCGAGAACACGGCACTGGGTGAGGTGCCCGGCCTGTTGGCCGAGCACGCCGTGTCCCCGGGCGAGCAGGCCGGGGTGGCCGCCTACGTCAAGGGACTCCAGGACTGGCAGGCGGGCGGGCACGAGTGGCACGCGAGGTCCAGCCGGTACATGAACGAGGGCGCCGCCAACCGCCCGGCCGGTCCGCTCTCGGGACCGACCGGGCTGGGCACGGCGGCCGCCAGGCCGGCGTTCCTCTCGGTCGTACCGGGTCTGCAGCGCAGGTCGCGGCAGCTCTCCCAGCCGCTGTTCCGTCCCGTGGGGCACCTGCCGCTGCCGGAGCTCCCCATGCCCTACCCCATCCGGACCAGCCCGCATCTGGACACGGCGCGCGCGTACGCGATCGGCTGGGCGCGGCGCATGGGCATGTTCGACTCGGTGCCCGGCGTGGAGTACGGCGGGGTCTGGGACGAGCAGCGGTTCATCGGCCTGGACCTCCCGCACTGCGCCGCCATGATCCACGCCGACGCCGACCTGGAGGAGCTCTACCTGTCCTCGGACTGGCTGGCGTGGGGGACCTACGGCGACGACTACTTCCCTCTGGTGTTCGGCGGCAGCCGCAACCTGGCGGCGGCCAAGCTCTGCAACGAGCGGCTGCCGGCCTTCATGCCGCTGAACGGCGAGCCGATGCCCGAGCCGACGAACCCGATCGAGCGCGGTCTGGCCGACCTCTGGCGCCGCACGGCGGGTCCGATGGCGCCGCCCGCGCGGGAGCAGTTCCGTGCGGCGGTGGAGGACATGACCGCGAGCTGGCTGTGGGAGCTGGACAACCAGGCCGGGAACCGCATGCCCGACCCGGTCGACTACATGGAGATGCGCCGCAAGACCTTCGGCTCGGACATGACCATGGCTCTCGCGCGGCTCGCGCACTCCGGTGACGTGCCCCAGGAGGTCTACGACACGCGGGTCATGCGCGAGCTGGACACCGCGGCCCAGGACTACGCCTGCTTCACCAACGACCTGTTCTCCTACCAGAAGGAGATCGAGTTCGAGGGGGAGATCCACAACATGGTCCTGGTCGTCGAGAACTTCCTGGGCGTCGACCGCCTGGCGGCACGAGACGTCGTGGCCGACCTGATGACGGCGCGGATGGAGCAGTTCGAGCACATCGTCGCCAACGACCTGCCGAGGCTGTTCGAGGAGTTCGACCTCGACGAGCCGGTCCGCAGGATCCTCACCCGCCACGCCGACGACCACAAGGAGTGGATGTCGGGAATCATGGAGTGGCACCGCAAGTGCGTCCGCTACACCGAGGCCGAGCGCCGGTACCACACGGCGCCGGGCATCCCCGACGACCACGCGTGGTCGCCCACCGGCCTGGGCACGTCAGCGGCGCGGATCGCGTCGACGGCGGGAGCGATCAGCGCCTGACCCCGCCCGCCGGCGACGCGCCGGACCGCAGCACACGACCGCGGCCGTGTGGCTGACCTGCGGACTGGTGGAGTGCTGGATTATGGGCCAAGATGGGGCGCCGTGGACACAATCCGTAACTCGTCGGGTGGCCAGGTCTCGGGGACGCTGATCCAGATCGGCACACTCAACGGGTCTGTGGACCTCGGGCAGCAGGGGAGACGAGGAGTTCGCCTGCTACCCGCGGTCACCTCGGCGTTTCAGAACCGTACGGTCGAGTTCGCCGAACTCGACGGCTGGGCCGAGGAGGCCGAAGCCGGCGGGAGGCGCCTGTGGAACATCACGGGGTCGTCCGGGATCGGAAAGACCACGCTCGCCCTCACCTGGATCAACGAGAACCGGCACCGCTTCGGCCACGCCCAGATCGCCATGGAGTGCGGAGGCGGTTCCCGCGGCGGCCGGGGCCGCGGTATCGAGGAGGTGTGCGACCGCTACTTCGCGTTGACCGGATTCGTCACCGAAGGGCACGCGCTGGGGACGCCCGCCGCGAAGATCGACCTGTTCCGCTCGCTGATCGAGGAGCGTCCGGTCGTGCTCCTCCTCGACGACGTCCAATCGGCCGCCCAGGTCCGGCCGTTCCTGTCGAACCTTCCGGGGCTACTGGTCATCGTCACCAGCCGCGTCCCGCTCCCCGGGCTCGCTCAGGACCGGCCGCGCCGATTGGACCTGGCCCCGATGACGGGCGAGGCCCTGGCGGACCTGCTCGTCGAAATCCTGGACGAGGAGCGCACGGCAGCGGAGCCCCGCGCCTTCGCCGAACTCGTCGCGCTGTGCACGGGCTCGCCCCTGGTCGCCGGCCACGCTGCCGGCCTGCTGCACGACCGGCCGAACCTGCCGATCGGTGGACTCGTCGCCCGGATGGCCGAACACGGCCGCTTGACCGCCATCGAGGACGGGGACGACGACACCATGGCCCGCCCGTCATCGGTGTTCGACGTCTCCTACGCCGAACTCGGCCCGGATGGCGCCGAGGTCTACCGCGCCATCGGCCTGCATCCGACCCGGGACTTCGACTCCGGGTTGATTCCGGCGCTGTTCCCCGACTCCCCGGAGCGCGGTGAAGCGGGACTGCGCGAGCTGCTGCGCCGCGGGCTGGTCAAGGCGGACCGGCGCGGCCGCAGCCTGATGGACGACCTCACCCACGAACACGCCGCGACGCGCGCCCACCGCAGCACCGGCCCCGGCGAGCGCGCGCGGATCCGCGAGCGGATCGCGGACCACTACCTCCACGGCGCCGTCGCGGCGGACACCCACCTGTCCCAGCGCTGGCGGCTCGGTCGGCTCTACGGCGAACGGCCGCCGTTCCCGCCTCCGGACTTCGCCGCTGCTCTGCGGCGCGACCCCGCGGCCGAACGGAGCCCCGGCGATCCGCCGGCACCCATGGAGTGGATCGGGGACAACCTCGCCGCGATCATGTCCTGCATGGAGCGTTCCGGCCGGATATGGGACGGGAGCCGCCCGGCCCCCGGCTACCGGTGGCAGATGGCCGAGGCCACCAACGCCTATTTCACCGCCAACGGGCGCGGCGACGAGCGTGCGACCATTCTGGCCTGGGCCGAGCAGGACGCGCTGGCGTGCGAGGACGCCGACGCCCAGGCGCGCGTCCAGGCGCAGTGGGGCGAGATGCTGCTCGGCCAGGGCCGGCCGGACGAGGCGGAGAAACGGTTCCGGCGCTCACTGGAGGCGGCCGAGGCCGGTGCCGATCCACGGGGAGTGGGCGCCGCGCTGGAGTGGCTGGGCATCACCGAGCGCCGCCGCGGACGGCCCCGCCGGGCCCTGGAGTACCTCGACAGGTCCCGGCCGTTCCTCGATCCCGCGCGCAGGCGCAGCCACGCCCTGCACCACATGCACCGGGCCGACGCCTACGCCGTCCTCGGC
This sequence is a window from Spinactinospora alkalitolerans. Protein-coding genes within it:
- a CDS encoding DUF418 domain-containing protein, with the protein product MPQNTTTRGGPPPESGAVPTAQRSLAPDLARGFMLLVIATVHAHMFRVATGGGGYALDGPFDVAVTAFMALFGENRGYPMFAALFGYGLAQIHLRRAAEGREWPWVRRLLRRRGRWLVTIGVAHTALLFYGDIIAVYGLIALLFTAVLQFTDRRLLTHAFAWMAVGGLFYAAVNNVLYSAAQEGSQDVTPLLDMAMRVVTLPFFWPLMIAISAFPFMIGVWAARRRLLEEPQRHRVLLRRVAVWGIGAAVLGGIPHALINIEVWDASPMAAAAVFWLHLVVGYAGGFGYAAVIALVALRLGRRRGPVVTALAATGQRSMTSYLLQSAVWAVLIPPYALGIGPSLTDAQAVGLGVAVWLATVVLADTMRRAGFRQGPAEWFLRRMTYGRPAPASRN
- a CDS encoding TetR/AcrR family transcriptional regulator, which produces MTDRNRTADGDARTPARRRRGEELVAAIHEAALEETVEHGLGRLSMEGIARRAGTAKTSLYRRWSSPEDIVIEALYRTYPMEEPSPGADDLRGDLIAALALMRDGAMQPVHGAVMAALLEEARRRPDLHERLYSDVFDARGGRFTRTVLLHYAEHGHIDPARLTPVVFDIGEALMLKYGLDTFALPDDAYIAAIVDQAILPAVGHGPGPPPSARV
- a CDS encoding terpene synthase family protein — its product is MEAFELPDFYLPHPARINPHLERAREHSTEWARRMGMLDAPKPGGGTVWDEADLAGMDYALMCAYTHPDCDGPMLDLITDWYVWVFFFDDDFLERFKYSRDFAGARSYLDRLELFMTEEGREPPEPENAAESGLADLWRRTVPSMSADWRRRFITSTHNLMVESMWELDNIDRDRVANPIEYIQMRRRVGGAPWSANLVEVAVGAEIPEAIAGTRPMRVLADTFSDAVHLRNDLFSYQREVREEGENSNAVLVFERFFGRSTQEAADLVNELLTSRLVQFENTALGEVPGLLAEHAVSPGEQAGVAAYVKGLQDWQAGGHEWHARSSRYMNEGAANRPAGPLSGPTGLGTAAARPAFLSVVPGLQRRSRQLSQPLFRPVGHLPLPELPMPYPIRTSPHLDTARAYAIGWARRMGMFDSVPGVEYGGVWDEQRFIGLDLPHCAAMIHADADLEELYLSSDWLAWGTYGDDYFPLVFGGSRNLAAAKLCNERLPAFMPLNGEPMPEPTNPIERGLADLWRRTAGPMAPPAREQFRAAVEDMTASWLWELDNQAGNRMPDPVDYMEMRRKTFGSDMTMALARLAHSGDVPQEVYDTRVMRELDTAAQDYACFTNDLFSYQKEIEFEGEIHNMVLVVENFLGVDRLAARDVVADLMTARMEQFEHIVANDLPRLFEEFDLDEPVRRILTRHADDHKEWMSGIMEWHRKCVRYTEAERRYHTAPGIPDDHAWSPTGLGTSAARIASTAGAISA
- a CDS encoding tetratricopeptide repeat protein, whose amino-acid sequence is MDTIRNSSGGQVSGTLIQIGTLNGSVDLGQQGRRGVRLLPAVTSAFQNRTVEFAELDGWAEEAEAGGRRLWNITGSSGIGKTTLALTWINENRHRFGHAQIAMECGGGSRGGRGRGIEEVCDRYFALTGFVTEGHALGTPAAKIDLFRSLIEERPVVLLLDDVQSAAQVRPFLSNLPGLLVIVTSRVPLPGLAQDRPRRLDLAPMTGEALADLLVEILDEERTAAEPRAFAELVALCTGSPLVAGHAAGLLHDRPNLPIGGLVARMAEHGRLTAIEDGDDDTMARPSSVFDVSYAELGPDGAEVYRAIGLHPTRDFDSGLIPALFPDSPERGEAGLRELLRRGLVKADRRGRSLMDDLTHEHAATRAHRSTGPGERARIRERIADHYLHGAVAADTHLSQRWRLGRLYGERPPFPPPDFAAALRRDPAAERSPGDPPAPMEWIGDNLAAIMSCMERSGRIWDGSRPAPGYRWQMAEATNAYFTANGRGDERATILAWAEQDALACEDADAQARVQAQWGEMLLGQGRPDEAEKRFRRSLEAAEAGADPRGVGAALEWLGITERRRGRPRRALEYLDRSRPFLDPARRRSHALHHMHRADAYAVLGDRPAALECYAASMACFREYAEEGRRDHANEGKVLMGQGRSLAAEHPDQARALFEEAVTRFRAAQRPYQEGKAVEALGDLGGGDEAAGRYWQAALDLYARIGNAGAADRVRAKLGRTG